From a single Syngnathus scovelli strain Florida chromosome 2, RoL_Ssco_1.2, whole genome shotgun sequence genomic region:
- the gca gene encoding grancalcin, which produces MAYPGYGGYGSPMAPQGMPGGPMGQRLPNHMSGPMLGPMGGAQPHGGGYAAYGAGYQGPYGAASPAANDPMWGYFTAIAGQDGEVDAVELQRCLTQAGFTGTYSPFSLETCRIMIAMLDRDFTGKMGFTEFKELFVALNGWKQNFTMFDRDRSGTIEQHEMNQAISAMGYRISPQALNAIIKRYNKGGRIYFDDYVACCVKLRTLTDHFKRRDTMQQGSVHFGYDDFILCTMAI; this is translated from the exons TATGGCAGTCCGATGGCACCCCAAGGAATGCCCGGCGGACCGATGGGACAGAGGTTGCCCAATCACATGAGCGGACCAATGCTCGGCCCAATGGGAGGCGCGCAGCCCCACGGTGGGGGATACGCCGCCTACGGAGCAGGCTATCAGGGCCCATATggcgctgcgtccccggctgccaATGACCCAATGTGGGGTTATTTCACAGCCATCGCTGGCCAG GACGGTGAGGTGGATGCGGTGGAGTTGCAAAGGTGCTTAACTCAAGCCGGCTTCACTGGGACCTACAGCC CATTTAGCTTGGAGACGTGCAGAATCATGATCGCCATGCTCGAC AGAGACTTTACAGGCAAGATGGGCTTCACTGAGTTCAAGGAGCTTTTTGTGGCGCTCAACGGCTGGAAGCAGAACTTCACAATGTTTGACCGAGACCGGAGTGGTACGATTGAGCAACATGAGATGAACCAGGCAATCAGCGCCATGG GATACCGCATCAGTCCTCAGGCCCTGAACGCCATCATCAAGCGTTACAACAAAGGCGGTCGCATCTACTTTGACGACTACGTGGCCTGCTGCGTCAAGCTCCGTACGCTCACAG ATCATTTTAAGAGGCGAGATACCATGCAGCAAGGTTCTGTGCACTTTGGCTACGATGAC TTCATCCTGTGCACAATGGCCATTTAA
- the LOC125988571 gene encoding potassium voltage-gated channel subfamily H member 7 isoform X2, with the protein MPVRRGHVAPHNTFLGVIIRKFEGQNKKFIIANACVQNCAIIYCNDGFCELTGFSRPDVMQKSCICDFLHGQSTSRYAITQVAQALLGSEERKVEIMYQRKDGSKFLCATHIIPVKNEDGVVMMFILNFDYILDEGSSDSVEKLNRASPSKADQRKRRFFHFRLPVLPLLGISKQSLPQEDPDDVMVESPCHSDDSITMCNDQLANIQESWSRSNPNDTLIVPSFSSTPVSGPLDHSSPKGPWDRLYPDAKCQEDTIMATPSIPGLTPTASRESVCSIRKASSLYDVDGFRSNSKEAFRDRHDSEGPLIQIKSSLLCSTSDSNLNKYSTINKIPLITLNFSETNVEKKCPSPPCSEKTVIAPKVKDRTHNVTDKVTQVLSLGADVLPEYKLQSQRMDKCTILHYSPFKAVWDWLILLLVIYTAIFTPYSAAFLLNDVEEQSRRECGYSCSPLNVVDLIVDIMFIVDILINFRTTYVNNNEEVVSHPGKIAVHYFKGWFLIDMVAAIPFDLLIFGSGSDETTTLIGLLKTARLLRLVRVARKLDRYSEYGAAVLMLLMCIFALIAHWLACIWYAIGNVEKPYLEHKIGWLDNLGLSIGKKYNYSDPGSGPSIKDKYVTALYFTFSSLTSVGFGNVSPNTNSEKIFSICVMLIGSLMYASIFGNVSAIIQRVYSSTARYHLQMLRVKEFIRFHQIPNPLRQRLEEYFEHAWTYTNGIDMNMGFPECLQADICLHLNKNLLQGCKAFGGATKGCLRALAMRFKTTHAPPGDTLVHCGDVLSVLYFVTRGSIEILKEDVVVAILGKNDIFGEMIYPSANPGKSCADVRVLSYCDLHTIQRGELLEVLDMYPEFADHFMTNLELTFDLCNENAKRPNTQDIDSSVDPQMSWRRMSCARKSSIGLPASTFCNSTPEQTSSTAMERRDSAMAAGEHEEEEEEEKLKPWRCSARGNSDQHSSAAGLDTSEHLEDQWTLTNHEKESLPGVEEDDTDTDVSYVEVEQRLDRLQQHLNRLESQMTADIQAVLHLLQRQTSSFPPAYSAVQPGGTEVDHQGAARVGHPDESYSTSTSGSWHRDSSRCEHSWSGAETSSGEHVVY; encoded by the exons ATGCCGGTCCGCAGGGGCCACGTAGCGCCACATAATACATTTCTCGGAGTCATAATTCGTAAATTCGAAGGACAAA ACAAGAAATTCATCATCGCCAATGCTTGTGTGCAAAACTGCGCCATCATCTACTGCAACGATGGATTCTGCGAGCTGACCGGTTTCTCCAGGCCGGATGTCATGCAGAAGTCGTGCATATGCGACTTCCTGCACGGTCAGTCCACAAGCCGCTATGCCATCACTCAAGTCGCTCAGGCCCTCCTGGGATCGGAGGAACGCAAGGTGGAGATCATGTACCAACGTAAAGACG GTTCAAAGTTTCTCTGTGCCACACATATCATTCCGGTGAAGAATGAAGACGGCGTGGTCATGATGTTCATTCTTAATTTCGATTACATTCTGGACGAGGGCAGCAGCGACTCGGTGGAGAAGCTAAACCGCGCTTCCCCTTCCAAAGCGGACCAAC GAAAAAGAAGATTCTTCCATTTCCGTTTGCCAGTTTTACCACTTCTGGGCATCAGCAAGCAGTCCCTGCCTCAGGAAGACCCCGACGATGTGATGGTGGAATCTCCTTGCCACAGTGACGACTCCATAACAATGTGTAACGACCAACTGGCCAACATCCAGGAGAGCTGGAGTCGTTCGAACCCCAACGACACCCTCATCGTCCCGAGTTTTTCTTCCACACCCGTTTCTGGCCCGCTGGATCACTCCTCGCCCAAAGGTCCTTGGGACAGATTATATCCAGATGCCAAATGTCAGGAGGACACAATTATGGCCACGCCATCCATCCCGGGCCTCACTCCCACCGCATCCAGGGAGAGCGTATGCAGCATTCGGAAAGCCTCATCCCTCTATGACGTGGACGGTTTTAGATCCAACTCCAAGGAGGCCTTCAGGGATCGCCACGACAGTGAAG GGCCTCTCATCCAGATCAAATCAAGTCTGCTCTGCTCCACCTCCGATTCCAATCTCAACAAGTACAGCACCATCAACAAGATTCCCCTCATCACGCTTAACTTCTCAGAGACCAACGTtgagaagaaatgcccatcgccACCGTGTTCGGAGAAAACCGTGATTGCGCCCAAGGTCAAAGACCGAACGCACAATGTCACCGATAAGGTCACGCAG GTTCTATCGCTGGGTGCCGACGTCCTGCCTGAGTACAAACTCCAGAGCCAGCGCATGGATAAGTGCACCATCCTTCACTACAGCCCCTTCAAGGCAGTGTGGGACTGGCTCATCCTCCTCTTAGTCATCTACACGGCCATTTTCACGCCTTACTCGGCCGCCTTCCTCCTCAACGACGTGGAGGAGCAGAGTAGACGGGAGTGCGGCTACTCCTGCTCGCCGCTCAATGTGGTGGACTTGATCGTGGACATCATGTTCATCGTGGACATCCTCATCAATTTCCGCACCACGTACGTCAACAACAACGAGGAGGTGGTCAGCCACCCAGGCAAGATAGCCGTCCACTACTTTAAAGGCTGGTTCCTCATAGATATGGTGGCCGCCATTCCCTTTGACCTACTCATCTTTGGATCGGGATCTGATGAG ACCACCACCCTGATTGGTCTGCTGAAGACGGCCCGCCTCCTGCGCTTGGTACGCGTCGCACGCAAACTGGACCGCTACTCCGAGTACGGCGCTGCCGTGCTCATGCTGCTCATGTGTATCTTTGCCCTCATCGCTCACTGGCTAGCCTGCATCTGGTATGCCATCGGCAATGTGGAGAAGCCGTATTTGGAGCACAAAATTGGCTGGCTGGATAACCTGGGCTTATCTATAG GCAAAAAATACAACTACAGTGACCCAGGTTCCGGGCCGTCCATCAAAGATAAGTACGTCACTGCACTTTACTTCACCTTCAGCAGTTTGACCAGCGTGGGCTTTGGCAACGTCTCCCCCAACACCAACTCAGAGAAGATCTTTTCGATTTGCGTCATGCTAATTGGAT CACTAATGTACGCCAGCATCTTTGGGAACGTGTCGGCCATCATCCAAAGGGTGTATTCCAGTACGGCCCGTTACCACCTCCAGATGCTGCGAGTCAAAGAATTCATCCGCTTTCACCAGATCCCAAACCCGCTTAGGCAGCGGCTCGAGGAGTATTTTGAACACGCGTGGACGTACACCAACGGCATTGACATGAATATG GGTTTCCCGGAGTGCCTCCAGGCAGATATCTGCCTTCACCTCAACAAGAACCTCCTGCAAGGTTGCAAGGCATTTGGCGGTGCCACCAAAGGTTGCCTGCGGGCGCTGGCCATGAGGTTCAAAACCACGCACGCACCCCCCGGAGACACACTGGTTCATTGCGGAGACGTGCTCAGCGTGTTATATTTTGTCACACGTGGCTCCATCGAGATCCTCAAAGAAGATGTTGTGGTGGCCATCTTGG GCAAGAACGATATATTTGGAGAAATGATCTACCCGTCGGCCAACCCAGGAAAATCGTGCGCTGACGTGAGGGTGCTGAGCTATTGCGACCTGCACACCATCCAGCGGGGGGAGCTCTTGGAGGTTCTGGACATGTATCCAGAATTTGCTGACCATTTTATGACAAACCTGgagctgacctttgacctctgtAATGAGAATGCCAAG AGACCCAACACGCAAGACATCGATTCCAGCGTGGACCCTCAaatgagttggaggagaatgtcATGCGCTAGGAAGTCTTCCATTG GTCTTCCAGCATCAACATTCTGCAACTCCACTCCAGAGCAAACCtcctccacagccatggagcgGCGAGATTCTGCCATGGCTGCTGGAGagcacgaggaggaggaggaggaagagaaacTGAAACCTTGGCGTTGCAGCGCACGGGGCAACTCGGACCAGCACAGCTCTGCCGCTGGGCTCGACACTTCTG AGCATCTCGAAGACCAGTGGACACTTACGAACCATGAAAAGGAGTCACTCCCCGGAGTCGAAGAGGACGACACCGATACCGACGTCAGCTACGTGGAAGTGGAGCAGCGGCTGGACAGGCTGCAACAGCACCTCAACAG GCTGGAGTCCCAGATGACGGCCGACATACAAGccgtcctccacctcctccagaGGCAAACTTCTTCTTTCCCGCCTGCCTACAGCGCCGTCCAGCCCGGAGGAACCGAGGTTGACCATCAGGGTGCGGCAAGAGTCGGACATCCGGACGAGTCCTACTCGACATCCACTTCTG GGTCCTGGCACAGAGACTCGTCAAGGTGTGAACACAGCTGGAGTGGAGCAGAGACTTCCAGTGGGGAACACGTCGTCTATTGA
- the LOC125988571 gene encoding potassium voltage-gated channel subfamily H member 7 isoform X3, with amino-acid sequence MPVRRGHVAPHNTFLGVIIRKFEGQNKKFIIANACVQNCAIIYCNDGFCELTGFSRPDVMQKSCICDFLHGQSTSRYAITQVAQALLGSEERKVEIMYQRKDGSKFLCATHIIPVKNEDGVVMMFILNFDYILDEGSSDSVEKLNRASPSKADQRKRRFFHFRLPVLPLLGISKQSLPQEDPDDVMVESPCHSDDSITMCNDQLANIQESWSRSNPNDTLIVPSFSSTPVSGPLDHSSPKGPWDRLYPDAKCQEDTIMATPSIPGLTPTASRESVCSIRKASSLYDVDGFRSNSKEAFRDRHDSEGPLIQIKSSLLCSTSDSNLNKYSTINKIPLITLNFSETNVEKKCPSPPCSEKTVIAPKVKDRTHNVTDKVTQVLSLGADVLPEYKLQSQRMDKCTILHYSPFKAVWDWLILLLVIYTAIFTPYSAAFLLNDVEEQSRRECGYSCSPLNVVDLIVDIMFIVDILINFRTTYVNNNEEVVSHPGKIAVHYFKGWFLIDMVAAIPFDLLIFGSGSDETTTLIGLLKTARLLRLVRVARKLDRYSEYGAAVLMLLMCIFALIAHWLACIWYAIGNVEKPYLEHKIGWLDNLGLSIGKKYNYSDPGSGPSIKDKYVTALYFTFSSLTSVGFGNVSPNTNSEKIFSICVMLIGSLMYASIFGNVSAIIQRVYSSTARYHLQMLRVKEFIRFHQIPNPLRQRLEEYFEHAWTYTNGIDMNMEVHVYHLLIVTRGGAAQVVGWSSPDPKVVVSIPSALVALLLLMLHHQ; translated from the exons ATGCCGGTCCGCAGGGGCCACGTAGCGCCACATAATACATTTCTCGGAGTCATAATTCGTAAATTCGAAGGACAAA ACAAGAAATTCATCATCGCCAATGCTTGTGTGCAAAACTGCGCCATCATCTACTGCAACGATGGATTCTGCGAGCTGACCGGTTTCTCCAGGCCGGATGTCATGCAGAAGTCGTGCATATGCGACTTCCTGCACGGTCAGTCCACAAGCCGCTATGCCATCACTCAAGTCGCTCAGGCCCTCCTGGGATCGGAGGAACGCAAGGTGGAGATCATGTACCAACGTAAAGACG GTTCAAAGTTTCTCTGTGCCACACATATCATTCCGGTGAAGAATGAAGACGGCGTGGTCATGATGTTCATTCTTAATTTCGATTACATTCTGGACGAGGGCAGCAGCGACTCGGTGGAGAAGCTAAACCGCGCTTCCCCTTCCAAAGCGGACCAAC GAAAAAGAAGATTCTTCCATTTCCGTTTGCCAGTTTTACCACTTCTGGGCATCAGCAAGCAGTCCCTGCCTCAGGAAGACCCCGACGATGTGATGGTGGAATCTCCTTGCCACAGTGACGACTCCATAACAATGTGTAACGACCAACTGGCCAACATCCAGGAGAGCTGGAGTCGTTCGAACCCCAACGACACCCTCATCGTCCCGAGTTTTTCTTCCACACCCGTTTCTGGCCCGCTGGATCACTCCTCGCCCAAAGGTCCTTGGGACAGATTATATCCAGATGCCAAATGTCAGGAGGACACAATTATGGCCACGCCATCCATCCCGGGCCTCACTCCCACCGCATCCAGGGAGAGCGTATGCAGCATTCGGAAAGCCTCATCCCTCTATGACGTGGACGGTTTTAGATCCAACTCCAAGGAGGCCTTCAGGGATCGCCACGACAGTGAAG GGCCTCTCATCCAGATCAAATCAAGTCTGCTCTGCTCCACCTCCGATTCCAATCTCAACAAGTACAGCACCATCAACAAGATTCCCCTCATCACGCTTAACTTCTCAGAGACCAACGTtgagaagaaatgcccatcgccACCGTGTTCGGAGAAAACCGTGATTGCGCCCAAGGTCAAAGACCGAACGCACAATGTCACCGATAAGGTCACGCAG GTTCTATCGCTGGGTGCCGACGTCCTGCCTGAGTACAAACTCCAGAGCCAGCGCATGGATAAGTGCACCATCCTTCACTACAGCCCCTTCAAGGCAGTGTGGGACTGGCTCATCCTCCTCTTAGTCATCTACACGGCCATTTTCACGCCTTACTCGGCCGCCTTCCTCCTCAACGACGTGGAGGAGCAGAGTAGACGGGAGTGCGGCTACTCCTGCTCGCCGCTCAATGTGGTGGACTTGATCGTGGACATCATGTTCATCGTGGACATCCTCATCAATTTCCGCACCACGTACGTCAACAACAACGAGGAGGTGGTCAGCCACCCAGGCAAGATAGCCGTCCACTACTTTAAAGGCTGGTTCCTCATAGATATGGTGGCCGCCATTCCCTTTGACCTACTCATCTTTGGATCGGGATCTGATGAG ACCACCACCCTGATTGGTCTGCTGAAGACGGCCCGCCTCCTGCGCTTGGTACGCGTCGCACGCAAACTGGACCGCTACTCCGAGTACGGCGCTGCCGTGCTCATGCTGCTCATGTGTATCTTTGCCCTCATCGCTCACTGGCTAGCCTGCATCTGGTATGCCATCGGCAATGTGGAGAAGCCGTATTTGGAGCACAAAATTGGCTGGCTGGATAACCTGGGCTTATCTATAG GCAAAAAATACAACTACAGTGACCCAGGTTCCGGGCCGTCCATCAAAGATAAGTACGTCACTGCACTTTACTTCACCTTCAGCAGTTTGACCAGCGTGGGCTTTGGCAACGTCTCCCCCAACACCAACTCAGAGAAGATCTTTTCGATTTGCGTCATGCTAATTGGAT CACTAATGTACGCCAGCATCTTTGGGAACGTGTCGGCCATCATCCAAAGGGTGTATTCCAGTACGGCCCGTTACCACCTCCAGATGCTGCGAGTCAAAGAATTCATCCGCTTTCACCAGATCCCAAACCCGCTTAGGCAGCGGCTCGAGGAGTATTTTGAACACGCGTGGACGTACACCAACGGCATTGACATGAATATG GAGGTACATGTGTACCATTTGTTGATTGTTACTCGGGGCGGTGCGGCTCAGGTGGTAGGGTGGTCGTCTCCCGACCCGAAAGTTGTGGTTTCGATCCCCTCGGCCCTTGTGGCTCTGTTGCTCCTGATGCTGCATCATCAATAG
- the LOC125988571 gene encoding potassium voltage-gated channel subfamily H member 7 isoform X1 → MPVRRGHVAPHNTFLGVIIRKFEGQNKKFIIANACVQNCAIIYCNDGFCELTGFSRPDVMQKSCICDFLHGQSTSRYAITQVAQALLGSEERKVEIMYQRKDGSKFLCATHIIPVKNEDGVVMMFILNFDYILDEGSSDSVEKLNRASPSKADQRKRRFFHFRLPVLPLLGISKQSLPQEDPDDVMVESPCHSDDSITMCNDQLANIQESWSRSNPNDTLIVPSFSSTPVSGPLDHSSPKGPWDRLYPDAKCQEDTIMATPSIPGLTPTASRESVCSIRKASSLYDVDGFRSNSKEAFRDRHDSEGPLIQIKSSLLCSTSDSNLNKYSTINKIPLITLNFSETNVEKKCPSPPCSEKTVIAPKVKDRTHNVTDKVTQVLSLGADVLPEYKLQSQRMDKCTILHYSPFKAVWDWLILLLVIYTAIFTPYSAAFLLNDVEEQSRRECGYSCSPLNVVDLIVDIMFIVDILINFRTTYVNNNEEVVSHPGKIAVHYFKGWFLIDMVAAIPFDLLIFGSGSDETTTLIGLLKTARLLRLVRVARKLDRYSEYGAAVLMLLMCIFALIAHWLACIWYAIGNVEKPYLEHKIGWLDNLGLSIGKKYNYSDPGSGPSIKDKYVTALYFTFSSLTSVGFGNVSPNTNSEKIFSICVMLIGSLMYASIFGNVSAIIQRVYSSTARYHLQMLRVKEFIRFHQIPNPLRQRLEEYFEHAWTYTNGIDMNMVLKGFPECLQADICLHLNKNLLQGCKAFGGATKGCLRALAMRFKTTHAPPGDTLVHCGDVLSVLYFVTRGSIEILKEDVVVAILGKNDIFGEMIYPSANPGKSCADVRVLSYCDLHTIQRGELLEVLDMYPEFADHFMTNLELTFDLCNENAKRPNTQDIDSSVDPQMSWRRMSCARKSSIGLPASTFCNSTPEQTSSTAMERRDSAMAAGEHEEEEEEEKLKPWRCSARGNSDQHSSAAGLDTSEHLEDQWTLTNHEKESLPGVEEDDTDTDVSYVEVEQRLDRLQQHLNRLESQMTADIQAVLHLLQRQTSSFPPAYSAVQPGGTEVDHQGAARVGHPDESYSTSTSGSWHRDSSRCEHSWSGAETSSGEHVVY, encoded by the exons ATGCCGGTCCGCAGGGGCCACGTAGCGCCACATAATACATTTCTCGGAGTCATAATTCGTAAATTCGAAGGACAAA ACAAGAAATTCATCATCGCCAATGCTTGTGTGCAAAACTGCGCCATCATCTACTGCAACGATGGATTCTGCGAGCTGACCGGTTTCTCCAGGCCGGATGTCATGCAGAAGTCGTGCATATGCGACTTCCTGCACGGTCAGTCCACAAGCCGCTATGCCATCACTCAAGTCGCTCAGGCCCTCCTGGGATCGGAGGAACGCAAGGTGGAGATCATGTACCAACGTAAAGACG GTTCAAAGTTTCTCTGTGCCACACATATCATTCCGGTGAAGAATGAAGACGGCGTGGTCATGATGTTCATTCTTAATTTCGATTACATTCTGGACGAGGGCAGCAGCGACTCGGTGGAGAAGCTAAACCGCGCTTCCCCTTCCAAAGCGGACCAAC GAAAAAGAAGATTCTTCCATTTCCGTTTGCCAGTTTTACCACTTCTGGGCATCAGCAAGCAGTCCCTGCCTCAGGAAGACCCCGACGATGTGATGGTGGAATCTCCTTGCCACAGTGACGACTCCATAACAATGTGTAACGACCAACTGGCCAACATCCAGGAGAGCTGGAGTCGTTCGAACCCCAACGACACCCTCATCGTCCCGAGTTTTTCTTCCACACCCGTTTCTGGCCCGCTGGATCACTCCTCGCCCAAAGGTCCTTGGGACAGATTATATCCAGATGCCAAATGTCAGGAGGACACAATTATGGCCACGCCATCCATCCCGGGCCTCACTCCCACCGCATCCAGGGAGAGCGTATGCAGCATTCGGAAAGCCTCATCCCTCTATGACGTGGACGGTTTTAGATCCAACTCCAAGGAGGCCTTCAGGGATCGCCACGACAGTGAAG GGCCTCTCATCCAGATCAAATCAAGTCTGCTCTGCTCCACCTCCGATTCCAATCTCAACAAGTACAGCACCATCAACAAGATTCCCCTCATCACGCTTAACTTCTCAGAGACCAACGTtgagaagaaatgcccatcgccACCGTGTTCGGAGAAAACCGTGATTGCGCCCAAGGTCAAAGACCGAACGCACAATGTCACCGATAAGGTCACGCAG GTTCTATCGCTGGGTGCCGACGTCCTGCCTGAGTACAAACTCCAGAGCCAGCGCATGGATAAGTGCACCATCCTTCACTACAGCCCCTTCAAGGCAGTGTGGGACTGGCTCATCCTCCTCTTAGTCATCTACACGGCCATTTTCACGCCTTACTCGGCCGCCTTCCTCCTCAACGACGTGGAGGAGCAGAGTAGACGGGAGTGCGGCTACTCCTGCTCGCCGCTCAATGTGGTGGACTTGATCGTGGACATCATGTTCATCGTGGACATCCTCATCAATTTCCGCACCACGTACGTCAACAACAACGAGGAGGTGGTCAGCCACCCAGGCAAGATAGCCGTCCACTACTTTAAAGGCTGGTTCCTCATAGATATGGTGGCCGCCATTCCCTTTGACCTACTCATCTTTGGATCGGGATCTGATGAG ACCACCACCCTGATTGGTCTGCTGAAGACGGCCCGCCTCCTGCGCTTGGTACGCGTCGCACGCAAACTGGACCGCTACTCCGAGTACGGCGCTGCCGTGCTCATGCTGCTCATGTGTATCTTTGCCCTCATCGCTCACTGGCTAGCCTGCATCTGGTATGCCATCGGCAATGTGGAGAAGCCGTATTTGGAGCACAAAATTGGCTGGCTGGATAACCTGGGCTTATCTATAG GCAAAAAATACAACTACAGTGACCCAGGTTCCGGGCCGTCCATCAAAGATAAGTACGTCACTGCACTTTACTTCACCTTCAGCAGTTTGACCAGCGTGGGCTTTGGCAACGTCTCCCCCAACACCAACTCAGAGAAGATCTTTTCGATTTGCGTCATGCTAATTGGAT CACTAATGTACGCCAGCATCTTTGGGAACGTGTCGGCCATCATCCAAAGGGTGTATTCCAGTACGGCCCGTTACCACCTCCAGATGCTGCGAGTCAAAGAATTCATCCGCTTTCACCAGATCCCAAACCCGCTTAGGCAGCGGCTCGAGGAGTATTTTGAACACGCGTGGACGTACACCAACGGCATTGACATGAATATG GTCCTGAAGGGTTTCCCGGAGTGCCTCCAGGCAGATATCTGCCTTCACCTCAACAAGAACCTCCTGCAAGGTTGCAAGGCATTTGGCGGTGCCACCAAAGGTTGCCTGCGGGCGCTGGCCATGAGGTTCAAAACCACGCACGCACCCCCCGGAGACACACTGGTTCATTGCGGAGACGTGCTCAGCGTGTTATATTTTGTCACACGTGGCTCCATCGAGATCCTCAAAGAAGATGTTGTGGTGGCCATCTTGG GCAAGAACGATATATTTGGAGAAATGATCTACCCGTCGGCCAACCCAGGAAAATCGTGCGCTGACGTGAGGGTGCTGAGCTATTGCGACCTGCACACCATCCAGCGGGGGGAGCTCTTGGAGGTTCTGGACATGTATCCAGAATTTGCTGACCATTTTATGACAAACCTGgagctgacctttgacctctgtAATGAGAATGCCAAG AGACCCAACACGCAAGACATCGATTCCAGCGTGGACCCTCAaatgagttggaggagaatgtcATGCGCTAGGAAGTCTTCCATTG GTCTTCCAGCATCAACATTCTGCAACTCCACTCCAGAGCAAACCtcctccacagccatggagcgGCGAGATTCTGCCATGGCTGCTGGAGagcacgaggaggaggaggaggaagagaaacTGAAACCTTGGCGTTGCAGCGCACGGGGCAACTCGGACCAGCACAGCTCTGCCGCTGGGCTCGACACTTCTG AGCATCTCGAAGACCAGTGGACACTTACGAACCATGAAAAGGAGTCACTCCCCGGAGTCGAAGAGGACGACACCGATACCGACGTCAGCTACGTGGAAGTGGAGCAGCGGCTGGACAGGCTGCAACAGCACCTCAACAG GCTGGAGTCCCAGATGACGGCCGACATACAAGccgtcctccacctcctccagaGGCAAACTTCTTCTTTCCCGCCTGCCTACAGCGCCGTCCAGCCCGGAGGAACCGAGGTTGACCATCAGGGTGCGGCAAGAGTCGGACATCCGGACGAGTCCTACTCGACATCCACTTCTG GGTCCTGGCACAGAGACTCGTCAAGGTGTGAACACAGCTGGAGTGGAGCAGAGACTTCCAGTGGGGAACACGTCGTCTATTGA